A genome region from Penicillium psychrofluorescens genome assembly, chromosome: 3 includes the following:
- a CDS encoding uncharacterized protein (ID:PFLUO_005427-T1.cds;~source:funannotate), whose amino-acid sequence MDSDKLEVPLSSTRLPPAHLSLLLTLVVSLHAFKFFYVCALTLVYALLVLNQAEVNLSSVEMEAKAAELLAAFKNPSVSVDTRVAHLTSLKSDIKQKNVPEGAIPSIFETLRLALNSQHYSVLTAGFSTLGHFLKRLFIQDQQQLVVSQARNFYSTLVERLGDHKERVRAQSAQIFTELWPAASADVEFHVLDGALVGRNPRAREMSMLWLSNMTKNHGLLFRTYVPPLVACLEDADSSVRDTARAVVIELFRTAPPRAKSDLQKQLVARGVRKSIANAIITGIGLSSTDSESSSARPVSRVDRPISVMSSRSKLVEQDDDDEPKSRPGSSKSHADRPTTSNGLAEAGSIHRPRTPAEPPATQNSSDDGVEPLTVSSAREIDDLVRDMLPCFDGKESEDNWMKREKNVILFRRLTCGNAPHALSQTYMAALKTLLEGILKVVNSLRTTMSTAGCLLIQDVARCCGPKLDPMVEIIMQNLLKVCAALKKISAQNGNVSVDAVISNVTFTNRLLQHVHWASVDKNLQLRLFSAGWLCTLISRQSRQKSTVEHGGGLELVEKSIKRGLGDANPSVREAMRGTFWTFHDAWPDKADAIMSTLDPKSRNLLEKDPSNPNATQKAPVSSGKSPAGGTASTPGRSALKEAIAARKRAQMSSRPESAHSTVADPKMSEPTSKSSTTRTVPTGAPLSSLSSAPVRPGMKPRRAELSRPATADPYASRRPPSRAAGSPKTVRPKATTPTSKSLNAPRLRPHNDPGTNTTRGKPRRLDLSKSKSHDHLLAASRARSDSNDSVHGHHLDLPAASEDQSAPIVLESPPLSASHASLNHPKPLSGHEIANGHEDELQPMPLDEPSVPIDVTPARERDVETTLHQSALASEPETTGRPEPDSVVIYEDPMSPVAAEADASSYAFTPKDKSTPAKTPFRQAQQKLRDAGAPAAAKDVPFVPVETPAKNATPALAPDEEPASDRMNVEEQVKSPTHQSQIIQDSPSPVMVELSPAAASSTPARANNGNNENVMPHTGKAAEIAAAPRSVARPKALEEVPVNESGSRFSEARRRSFESLAQPSCEDPIGRSRKWIENRSISPRSKDPANAIDMIRKAQARIKSNTMDISGYRKLQTLFHYHKDTIIPDRLEYNSMVNDLLKELKKAPADRKDQDVKTQILVTIRAMLTCTIANFHPCIERTLTAVIRARGHYESSSHIVTYMEELMDILVDHSLTEEAVIDGVIEGMNMGEEALKSEGAYRSIILGLSTLHQTILPAKYEHIPDESLAKVGAVVSEQLRHPRPGVRKQATELNALINSKFGERLRNLAPPPQEGSLNLLTYFMARQNISG is encoded by the exons ATGGATAGTGACAAGCTCGAAGTTCCACTCTCCTCCACTCGACTCCCTCCGGctcacctctctctcctcctcacccttGTCGTTTCCCTCCACGCCTTCAAGTTCTTCTACGTGTGCGCGTTGACTCTCGTCTATGCCCTTTTGGTGCTGAACCAAGCGGAAGTCAATCTGTCGTCGGTGGAAatggaggccaaggctgCTGAGCTCCTGGCGGCCTTCAAGAACCCCAGCGTCTCTGTTGACACGCGGGTCGCCCACCTGACGAGTCTCAAGTCCGACATCAAACAGAAGAATGTTCCAGAAGGCGCCATCCCCAGCATTTTTGAAACCCTGCGACTGGCTTTGAACTCGCAGCATTACTCAGTGCTCACCGCGGGATTCTCAACCCTGGGTCACTTTTTGAAGCGGCTGTTCATCcaagaccagcagcaacTGGTAGTCAGCCAAGCCCGCAACTTCTACTCCACACTCGTGGAACGACTCGGCGACCACAAGGAGCGCGTCCGAGCTCAATCAGCGCAGATCTTCACCGAGCTCTGGCCGGCAGCAAGTGCGGATGTCGAGTTTCATGTCCTCGACGGAGCACTAGTGGGCCGAAACCCCCGCGCTCGAGAGATGAGCATGCTCTGGCTCTCGAAT ATGACAAAGAACCATGGTCTCCTTTTCCGCACTTATGTGCCTCCATTGGTCGCTTGTCTAGAGGATGCAGATAGCTCTGTCCGCGATACGGCACGGGCAGTCGTTATTGAACTATTCCG CACTGCACCTCCGCGAGCGAAATCCGATCTACAGAAGCAGCTGGTTGCTCGAGGCGTGAGAAAGTCGATCGCCAATGCTATCATCACGGGAATCGGTCTCAGTTCGACCGACTCGGAAAGCTCATCTGCACGACCCGTCTCCCGGGTTGACCGGCCGATCTCAGTGATGTCTTCACGCTCCAAGCTAGTGGAAcaggatgatgatg ACGAACCAAAGAGTCGCCCCGGCTCCTCCAAAAGCCACGCTGACAGACCTACCACTTCCAATGGACTTGCAGAGGCGGGTTCCATTCATCGACCTCGTACCCCGGCGGAGCCTCCAGCTACCCAGAATTCGTCCGATGATGGTGTTGAGCCGCTCACAGTATCTTCGGCTCGAGAGATCGATGACCTCGTACGCGATATGCTTCCTTGCTTTGATGGCAAGGAATCGGAAGACAACTGGATGAAGCGCGAAAAGAACGTCATTCTGTTCCGACGACTCACTTGTGGCAATGCGCCTCACGCGCTCTCACAAACGTACATGGCTGCTCTTAAGACCCTCTTGGAAGGCATCTTGAAAGTAGTCAATTCTCTTCGAACGACTATGAGTACGGCGGGATGCCTTTTGATTCAGGACGTTGCTCGATGCTGTGGTCCTAAACTCGACCCGATGGTGGAAATCATTATGCAAAACCTATTGAAAGTCTGTGCAGCTCTGAAAAAGATCTCCgcccagaatggcaatgTCTCGGTCGATGCAGTGATCAGCAATGTGACCTTTACGAATCGCCTTCTGCAACACGTACACTGGGCATCCGTGGACAAGAACTTACAGTTGCGCTTGTTTTCTGCCGGATGGCTTTGCACTCTGATTAGTCGACAGTCCCGACAGAAGAGCACGGTTGAACATGGTGGCGGTCTTGAGCTTGTGGAGAAGTCCATCAAGAGGGGACTGGGCGATGCCAACCCCTCTGTGCGGGAGGCCATGCGCGGTACTTTCTGGACGTTCCACGATGCATGGCCAGATAAGGCAGATGC AATCATGTCTACACTCGATCCAAAATCTCGAAATCTCCTGGAGAAGGATCCATCCAACCCAAATGCCACCCAGAAGGCTCCCGTATCGTCAGGAAAGAGCCCTGCGGGTGGCACAGCGTCCACACCCGGCCGTTCTGCTTTGAAAGAAGCCATTGCCGCTCGAAAACGGGCCCAGATGTCATCTCGCCCCGAGTCGGCCCACTCGACCGTCGCCGATCCAAAGATGTCAGAGCCCACATCCAAGTCTTCCACGACGCGCACCGTGCCTACGGGCGCTCCCCTCTCCTCACTTTCGTCAGCTCCCGTGCGCCCTGGTATGAAACCTCGACGAGCAGAGTTGAGTCGTCCTGCGACTGCGGATCCCTACGCTTCTCGCCGTCCCCCCTCAAGGGCTGCCGGTTCTCCCAAAACAGTTCGACCCAAGGCAACGACACCTACGTCCAAATCTTTGAATGCTCCACGCCTTCGCCCTCACAATGACCCAGGAACAAATACTACCAGGGGCAAACCAAGGAGACTTGATCTCTCCAAGTCCAAGTCTCACGACCACCTCTTGGCTGCGAGCCGTGCTCGCAGTGACTCGAATGACTCAGTGCATGGCCACCACTTGGATCTCCCGGCCGCATCTGAGGACCAGTCGGCCCCCATTGTGCTGGAGAGCCCCCCGCTGTCTGCCTCTCACGCATCCCTTAATCATCCCAAACCCCTTTCTGGACACGAGATAGCCAATGGTCACGAAGATGAGTTGCAACCCATGCCGCTGGACGAGCCCAGTGTCCCTATTGACGTGACACCCGCCCGCGAACGGGATGTTGAGACTACTCTACATCAATCTGCACTTGCGTCCGAACCCGAAACCACTGGCAGGCCCGAGCCTGATTCCGTGGTTATCTACGAGGACCCAATGAGTCCCGTTGCGGCTGAGGCTGATGCCTCCAGCTACGCTTTCACCCCCAAGGACAAATCAACTCCTGCGAAGACGCCATTCCGCCAGGCCCAACAGAAGCTTCGCGATGCAGGCGCCCCAGCTGCTGCGAAAGACGTCCCTTTTGTTCCCGTGGAGACCCCTGCTAAGAATGCAACACCTGCGTTAGCCCCTGACGAGGAACCAGCCTCTGATCGCATGAATGTCGAGGAACAAGTGAAATCACCCACCCACCAGTCCCAGATCATCCAGGACAGCCCTTCGCCTGTGATGGTCGAACTCTCACCTGCGGCTGCCTCGTCTACTCCGGCTAGGGCAAACAATGGCAACAACGAGAATGTGATGCCGCATACCGGCAAAGCTGCTGAAATAGCTGCAGCGCCGCGGTCTGTCGCAAGACCAAAAGCCCTGGAAGAAGTGCCTGTGAATGAGTCAGGCTCTCGATTTTCGGAGGCAAGGAGGCGATCCTTTGAGTCCCTGGCCCAGCCTTCGTGCGAAGATCCGATCGGCCGTTCCCGCAAATGGATCGAGAATAGGAGCATTAGCCCACGATCAAAGGATCCCGCAAACGCGATTGACATGATACGTAAGGCTCAGGCGCGCATCAAGTCGAACACGATGGATATTTCTGGATACCGGAAGCTACAGACGCTGTTCCATTACCACAAGGATACGATCATCCCCGATAGGTTGGAATACAACTCGATGGTCAATGATTTGttgaaggaattgaagaagGCGCCTGCAGACCGAAAAGACCAAGACGTGAAGACGCAGATTTTGGTGACTATCCGCGCCATGCTCACATGCACCATTGCCAATTTCCATCCTTGCATTGAGCGGACGTTGACGGCAGTGATCCGGGCTCGTGGGCACTACGAGTCGAGTTCGCACATTGTGACGTATATGGAAGAACTGATGGATATACTGGTGGATCACAGTTTGACGGAGGAGGCTGTGATCGACGGTGTGATCGAGGGAATGAATATGGGAGAGGAAGCGTTGAAGAGCGAAGGAGCATATCGGTCGATCATCCTCGGACTTTCGACTCTCCACCAGACGATCCTGCCGGCGAAATACGAGCACATTCCGGACGAGTCCCTGGCCAAGGTTGGAGCGGTTGTTTCGGAGCAGCTAAGACACCCGCGGCCCGGAGTTCGCAAGCAAGCCACCGAGCTAAACGCACTTATCAACTCCAAATTCGGCGAACGCCTTCGCAATCTCGCCCCGCCACCTCAGGAAGGGTCCCTCAACTTGCTCACCTACTTCATGGCCCGCCAAAATATCAGTGGGTGA
- a CDS encoding uncharacterized protein (ID:PFLUO_005426-T1.cds;~source:funannotate): MATTLTGGSQHIVELPSTPSRSDAEPRAVAQQWLTNLESQLGHPETLSLAELFHPESWWRDMLALDWELHTKHSASQIQEFLRKHQGRAQLSKFRLQDKGKFQPRLEQVVDGLSWVSAMFFFETAVGCGTGMLRLTQADGSGPWKAYAMYTSLQELKGVEEPLGKRRRAGTTEPMPGGVAGETWIERRRRQAEFLDEEPATLVVGSGQAGLNVGARLQSLGVSCLIVDKNERVGDNWRNRYRTLVTHDPAEFTHMAYLPFPQNWPQFTPKDKLGDWFEAYASLMELNVWTRTSVVSAEYNDTAGDWTVIVARGDGSRRTLRPRHVVWCTGHSGEALIPSFQGQESFQGTVYHGSQHRDASETDVRGKKVVVVGTGNSGHDIAQNFYENGADVTMLQRRGTYVLTANKGVFMLHDGLHEDGGPPTEECDIVSESLPWPIQLALSVHLTRRIATADKETLDGLRRAGFQLDFGPDGAGIARAYFTRGGGYYIDVGCSQLIIDGKIKVKHSPRGISRFGPHELVLAEGETLDADIVVLATGYDNMRTTVRKVLGDKVADRCKDVWDLDEEGELNAMWRPSGHPGFWFMGGNLALCRIYSKFLALQIKALEEGLISQS, encoded by the exons ATGGCGACAACTTTGACAGGCGGTAGCCAGCACATCGTCGAACTGCCCTCGACGCCCTCTAGGTCCGACGCCGAACCCCGCGCCGTCGCGCAGCAATGGCTCACGAACCTAGAGTCACAGCTCGGTCATCCCGAAACTCTCAGCCTTGCAGAGCTCTTCCACCCCGAGTCCTGGTGGCGCGACATGCTAGCTCTGGACTGGGAGCTGCACACCAAACACAGCGCATCACAGATCCAAGAATTTCTGCGTAAGCACCAGGGCCGCGCACAGCTATCCAAGTTCCGACTGCAGGACAAGGGCAAATTCCAACCAAGGCTCGAGCAAGTGGTTGACGGCCTGAGCTGGGTATCAGCCATGTTCTTTTTTGAGACCGCCGTCGGCTGCGGCACAGGAATGCTGCGTCTGACGCAGGCAGATGGCAGTGGGCCCTGGAAGGCCTATGCGATGTATACATCGCTACAGGAGTTGAAGGGCGTTGAGGAGCCGCTGGGGAAGCGCAGACGCGCGGGGACGACCGAGCCTATGCCTGGTGGAGTGGCGGGTGAGACTTGGATTGAGCGGCGACGCAGGCAGGCGGAGTTTCTAGATGAGGAGCCTGCGACGCTGGTTGTTGGTTCTG GCCAAGCTGGGCTTAATGTGGGTGCGCGGCTGCAGAGTCTCGGCGTGTCGTGTTTGATTGTGGATAAGAATGAGCGCGTAGGTGATAATTGGCGCAATCGGTACCGG ACGCTTGTTACTCACGACCCAGCCGAATTCACCCACATGGCTTACCTACCCTTCCCTCAGAACTGGCCGCAGTTCACTCCAAAAGACAAGCTTGGCGACTGGTTTGAAGCGTATGCAAGCCTCATGGAATTGAATGTTTGGACGCGCACATCGGTTGTATCTGCCGAGTACAATGACACCGCTGGCGATTGGACTGTGATCGTAGCTCGCGGGGATGGATCTCGACGAACGCTGCGTCCACGCCATGTTGTTTGGTGTACTGGACACTCAGGCGAGGCGCTTATTCCAAGTTTCCAGGGCCAAGAATCTTTTCAGGGGACTGTGTATCATGGCAGCCAGCACCGTGATGCCTCTGAGACGGATGTGCGTGGAAAGAAGGTCGTTGTTGTAGGCACTGGTAATAGTGGCCACGATATCGCACAGAACTTCTACGAGAACGGCGCAGATGTGACCATGCTACAGCGCAGAGGGACTTATGTACTAACCGCGAACAAGGGAGTGTTCATGCTACACGATGGTCTTCATGAAGATGGAGG CCCCCCAACAGAAGAATGCGACATCGTCAGCGAAAGCCTTCCCTGGCCCATCCAACTCGCACTAAGCGTGCACCTAACACGCCGCATCGCCACCGCGGACAAGGAAACGCTAGACGGCCTCCGTCGCGCCGGCTTCCAGCTCGACTTCGGACCAGACGGCGCTGGTATTGCTCGCGCGTACTTTACTCGCGGTGGCGGGTACTATATCGACGTTGGCTGCAGCCAGCTGATCATTGacggcaagatcaaggtcaagcACAGCCCGAGGGGCATCTCGCGATTTGGTCCGCACGAGTTAGTCCTAGCGGAGGGCGAGACGCTGGATGCTGATATCGTTGTTCTGGCTACGGGGTATGATAACATGCGGACTACGGTGCGCAAAGTACTGGGTGATAAGGTTGCGGATCGGTGTAAGGATGTTTGGGACTTGGATGAGGAGGGTGAGCTTAATGCG ATGTGGCGTCCTAGCGGTCACCCCGGTTTCTGGTTCATGGGCGGTAATCTTGCTCTGTGCCGTATTTACTCAAAGTTTCTGGCGCTTCAGATCAAGGCTCTGGAGGAAGGGCTGATCTCACAGTCGTAG